In Gemmatimonadota bacterium, the following are encoded in one genomic region:
- a CDS encoding ABC transporter ATP-binding protein gives MTPLLAVQKLKITFRKGTGHSVPVDGVSFAIDRGERVALVGESGSGKSLTSLALLRLVPEPGQIAPESSILLDGVDVMGLEGESLRAIRGGRIGLVFQDPMTSLNPVLTVGYQVKEAVTAHRKMSAVEAKARTIALLDEVGIPDPVARYGAYPHELSGGLRQRVMIAIALAGEPDLLVADEPTTALDVTVQAQILELLDSLRTKRNMALLLITHDLGVVAERTDRVMVMYAGQLVETAPTAALFAAPGHPYTQALLRSMPRLTGPVGRLPQIPGAVPQPYAWPAGCRFNPRCGLRIDACTSQVPPWRAAGLDHEAKCWVVEGLAP, from the coding sequence ATGACCCCGCTGCTCGCGGTTCAGAAACTCAAGATCACCTTCCGGAAGGGCACCGGCCACTCAGTTCCCGTGGACGGCGTGAGCTTTGCCATCGACCGCGGCGAACGAGTGGCGCTCGTCGGCGAATCGGGTTCAGGTAAGAGCCTGACGAGCTTGGCTCTGCTCCGGCTGGTCCCGGAGCCCGGGCAGATCGCCCCCGAGAGTTCAATCCTGCTCGACGGGGTCGACGTCATGGGCCTCGAGGGTGAGTCCCTCCGAGCGATTCGGGGCGGACGGATCGGCCTCGTGTTTCAAGATCCCATGACCAGTTTGAATCCGGTCCTCACGGTTGGCTATCAGGTCAAAGAAGCCGTCACCGCCCACCGGAAAATGTCCGCCGTCGAGGCCAAAGCCCGCACCATCGCGCTGCTCGACGAGGTCGGCATCCCCGATCCGGTTGCCCGGTATGGGGCCTACCCGCACGAGCTCTCCGGCGGACTCCGCCAACGGGTCATGATCGCCATCGCCCTCGCCGGCGAGCCCGACCTCTTGGTGGCCGACGAACCAACCACGGCCCTCGACGTGACGGTGCAAGCTCAGATCCTGGAACTGCTCGACAGTCTCCGGACCAAACGCAACATGGCGCTCCTGCTGATTACCCACGACCTCGGCGTCGTGGCCGAGCGCACCGACCGGGTCATGGTGATGTACGCGGGTCAATTGGTGGAAACCGCGCCGACCGCCGCCCTATTCGCCGCGCCCGGGCACCCATACACCCAAGCCCTGCTCCGATCGATGCCGCGGTTAACCGGACCGGTCGGCCGATTGCCGCAGATTCCCGGCGCCGTACCGCAACCGTACGCGTGGCCCGCCGGGTGCCGGTTCAATCCCCGCTGTGGGCTCCGGATCGACGCCTGTACCAGCCAAGTTCCCCCCTGGCGGGCGGCCGGGTTGGATCACGAAGCCAAGTGCTGGGTCGTGGAAGGGCTGGCCCCGTGA
- the uppS gene encoding di-trans,poly-cis-decaprenylcistransferase, whose protein sequence is MQLHAGIIMDGNGRWAERRGLPRPVGHRAGAANLRRIIEAAPGLGIGTLTLYAFSSDNWQRPLPEVTALMQLFRRFLADETAQCIEHGVRLNVIGRRDRLGAPLLRAIIDAEEATAGGRELLLRIAFDYSGRDALRRAALRLARAGADDCSADQFGELVGLVDHARTAAPALDLPIRTGGEQRLSDFLLWETAYAELFFRAELWPDFRLGDLAEVMAGFRGRDRRFGVLGARRSALGRTGGDFSHPRGSLTAPRSTVTA, encoded by the coding sequence ATGCAACTCCATGCCGGGATCATCATGGACGGGAACGGCCGCTGGGCCGAGCGGCGAGGATTGCCCCGACCGGTCGGTCACCGTGCCGGCGCCGCGAATCTCCGCCGGATCATCGAGGCCGCGCCCGGGCTCGGCATCGGGACCCTTACACTCTATGCGTTCTCATCGGACAACTGGCAGCGGCCGTTACCCGAGGTGACCGCGCTGATGCAACTATTCCGTCGGTTCTTGGCGGATGAAACGGCCCAGTGCATCGAGCACGGCGTCCGGCTCAATGTGATCGGCCGGCGGGACCGGCTTGGCGCGCCGCTGCTCCGCGCGATCATCGATGCGGAGGAGGCAACGGCCGGAGGCCGGGAACTGCTGCTTCGGATTGCGTTCGACTACTCAGGCCGGGACGCCCTTCGGCGGGCGGCGCTTCGGCTGGCTCGGGCCGGGGCGGATGACTGCTCGGCGGACCAGTTCGGCGAGTTGGTCGGGCTGGTCGATCACGCTCGGACCGCGGCGCCGGCACTCGACCTCCCGATTCGCACCGGCGGGGAGCAGCGGCTCAGTGACTTTCTGCTCTGGGAGACCGCCTACGCGGAGTTGTTCTTCCGGGCCGAGTTGTGGCCGGACTTCCGGCTGGGGGATCTGGCGGAGGTGATGGCGGGGTTTCGGGGGCGGGATCGGCGGTTTGGGGTTCTCGGTGCTCGGCGCTCGGCACTGGGTAGGACGGGGGGTGATTTCAGTCATCCTCGAGGTTCGTTGACGGCTCCGCGGAGCACGGTCACCGCGTGA
- a CDS encoding peptide ABC transporter substrate-binding protein has product MEPVTIFRLVGFAALALAAAGPARAQEGRDHGTIVIVIGAEPTLPVPTLSSNKANVDVASLMFLPLARPGKKLVTTGEAGFEPMLAKSWTRRDSLTLVFTLDPRATWHDGVPVTSRDVVWSLNRARDSAAPLPYPLLLRDLAAVTAEGPGRVVVTFRRAYAEQMFDAVFHAVPLPAHLLDTIPAARLATAAFSSRPVGNGPYRWVKFEPGRQAELAANPGFFLGAPQLDRVVFLIARAGEAQLNLMLDGTADAYEAVLLPRQVTPIVESPSLRILTQPSLGIGYLLFNQRAPGDRTKPHPILADPEVRRAIALGIDRQGLVRSVFGPYASVTDGPMGSASWVRRIAPKLPGFDPGRARRILAERGWRDSDGDGVLDKNGTALALRLNYPGSSLPRVSIAEPIQAMLRAIAVKIDLNRLDGPVWADRRTKGDFDIDISQTTLDPTPAGLVQSWTCAGIGTGGTNVGSVCNPRFDEALQQAIRAATDPVGAWKSAIAVLQADNPAVFLFSPAQVVVHHQRYRNVSVRADLPWSDLWRWSVDPRQSLPRDRR; this is encoded by the coding sequence ATGGAACCGGTGACCATCTTTCGGCTGGTAGGCTTTGCGGCCCTGGCCCTCGCCGCCGCCGGTCCGGCCCGAGCCCAGGAGGGGCGCGACCACGGCACGATCGTCATCGTCATCGGGGCTGAGCCGACCCTCCCGGTCCCGACGCTGAGCTCGAACAAGGCCAACGTCGACGTCGCCAGTCTGATGTTCCTGCCCTTGGCGCGACCGGGCAAAAAGCTGGTCACCACCGGCGAAGCCGGCTTCGAGCCGATGCTGGCCAAATCGTGGACCCGGCGCGACTCGCTTACCCTCGTATTCACCCTCGATCCCCGGGCCACCTGGCACGACGGCGTGCCGGTCACATCGCGCGATGTGGTCTGGAGCTTGAACCGGGCCCGCGATTCGGCGGCTCCCCTGCCCTATCCGCTCCTGCTTCGCGACCTCGCCGCGGTGACGGCCGAGGGACCCGGGCGCGTGGTGGTGACGTTCCGGCGGGCCTATGCCGAGCAAATGTTCGACGCGGTCTTCCACGCCGTTCCGCTCCCCGCCCACTTGCTCGACACCATTCCGGCCGCCCGCCTGGCCACCGCAGCATTCAGTTCGCGGCCGGTGGGCAACGGCCCCTATCGATGGGTCAAGTTCGAGCCCGGGCGCCAGGCCGAACTCGCGGCCAATCCCGGGTTCTTTCTGGGCGCGCCCCAGCTCGACCGGGTGGTGTTTCTGATTGCCCGCGCCGGCGAGGCCCAGCTCAACCTGATGCTCGACGGCACCGCCGACGCCTATGAAGCCGTGCTCTTGCCCCGCCAGGTAACCCCGATCGTCGAGAGCCCGTCGCTTCGGATCCTGACCCAGCCCTCGCTCGGCATCGGATACCTGTTGTTCAACCAGCGGGCCCCCGGGGATCGCACCAAGCCACACCCGATCCTGGCCGACCCCGAGGTCCGCCGGGCGATCGCGTTAGGCATCGACCGGCAGGGGCTGGTCCGGTCGGTGTTCGGGCCCTACGCCAGCGTCACCGACGGCCCGATGGGGTCGGCCAGTTGGGTCCGCCGGATCGCGCCCAAACTCCCTGGGTTCGACCCAGGCCGGGCCCGGCGGATCTTGGCCGAGCGGGGCTGGCGGGATTCCGACGGCGACGGCGTCCTCGACAAGAACGGCACCGCCCTGGCGCTCCGGCTCAACTACCCGGGCTCGAGCCTGCCCCGGGTCAGCATTGCCGAACCGATCCAGGCCATGCTCCGCGCCATCGCCGTCAAGATCGACTTGAACCGGCTCGACGGGCCGGTCTGGGCCGATCGGCGAACCAAGGGTGACTTCGACATCGACATCTCCCAAACCACGCTGGACCCGACGCCGGCCGGCCTGGTCCAGAGTTGGACCTGCGCCGGGATCGGAACCGGCGGCACCAACGTCGGCTCGGTCTGCAATCCGCGGTTTGATGAAGCACTGCAGCAGGCCATTCGGGCCGCCACTGACCCGGTCGGCGCTTGGAAATCCGCCATTGCCGTCCTCCAGGCCGACAACCCGGCGGTTTTCCTCTTCTCGCCGGCCCAGGTCGTGGTGCACCACCAGCGGTACCGCAACGTGTCGGTCCGGGCCGATCTGCCCTGGTCCGACCTGTGGCGGTGGTCGGTCGACCCGAGGCAATCGCTGCCCCGGGATCGGCGTTAG
- a CDS encoding transcriptional regulator, whose protein sequence is MAAKRSAVRAVDRAVAAPGVGAKLTVSGKGPAASLNLDRLIHERVRLAIVSALAVNPMLAFNDLNELLGTTDGNLSVHARKLEDAGYVSCRKSFEGRMPRTEFRLTATGRAALDRYLAHMEGLIKAARGK, encoded by the coding sequence ATGGCGGCTAAACGAAGCGCGGTTCGGGCGGTTGACAGAGCGGTGGCGGCCCCAGGGGTCGGCGCTAAGCTCACGGTATCCGGCAAGGGCCCGGCGGCATCGCTCAACCTCGACCGGTTGATTCACGAACGGGTCCGGTTGGCCATCGTCAGCGCGCTGGCCGTCAATCCGATGCTGGCGTTCAATGACTTGAATGAGCTCCTCGGAACTACCGACGGCAACCTGAGCGTCCACGCCCGGAAGCTCGAGGACGCTGGCTACGTTTCCTGCCGGAAGAGCTTCGAGGGGCGGATGCCGCGAACCGAGTTTCGCTTGACGGCCACCGGACGAGCAGCGCTCGACCGATACCTGGCCCATATGGAAGGGTTGATCAAGGCGGCGCGGGGCAAGTAG
- a CDS encoding PhzF family phenazine biosynthesis protein, translating to MPTLWLIDAFTDAPFKGNPAGVCHLTGPAPEQWMQSLAAEMNQAETAFVQAEGSGFRLRWFTPAAEVDLCGHATLATAHFLWESGTLARALTARFHTRSGLLTATPGPAGTILLDFPSTPQRPAVAPPGLHEALGTSGGEIFSNQAAQPDFLIVLPDAAAVRRLEPDMARLRRVDARGVIVTAPGDQPGIDFVSRFFAPRFGVDEDPVTGSAHCSLSPFWAGRLGRTDLVGYQASRRGGLVGTRLLGDRVELAGHAVTVLRGAVNEPRG from the coding sequence ATGCCGACACTTTGGCTTATCGACGCCTTCACCGACGCCCCGTTCAAGGGCAACCCCGCCGGCGTGTGCCATCTGACCGGCCCCGCGCCGGAGCAGTGGATGCAATCGCTCGCCGCCGAAATGAATCAGGCCGAAACGGCCTTCGTGCAGGCGGAGGGCAGCGGCTTCCGGCTCCGCTGGTTCACCCCGGCGGCCGAAGTCGATCTCTGCGGTCACGCCACGCTGGCCACCGCTCATTTCCTGTGGGAATCCGGCACCTTAGCGCGGGCGCTGACGGCCCGATTCCACACCCGAAGCGGCCTGCTGACCGCCACGCCGGGCCCGGCCGGCACGATCCTCCTCGACTTCCCCTCGACCCCTCAGCGCCCAGCGGTGGCGCCACCCGGACTGCACGAAGCGTTAGGCACGTCCGGCGGCGAGATCTTCAGTAACCAGGCGGCCCAGCCCGACTTCTTGATCGTCCTGCCGGACGCGGCCGCGGTGCGCCGCCTCGAACCCGACATGGCCCGACTCCGCCGAGTCGACGCCCGCGGCGTCATCGTCACGGCCCCCGGCGACCAACCCGGCATCGACTTCGTCTCCCGCTTCTTCGCGCCGCGTTTCGGGGTCGACGAAGACCCGGTCACCGGCTCAGCCCACTGCAGCCTCTCGCCATTTTGGGCCGGCCGCCTCGGCCGGACCGACCTCGTCGGCTACCAGGCCTCCCGCCGAGGCGGGCTCGTCGGTACCCGCCTCCTCGGCGATCGGGTCGAACTCGCCGGTCACGCGGTGACCGTGCTCCGCGGAGCCGTCAACGAACCTCGAGGATGA
- a CDS encoding ATP-binding cassette domain-containing protein, translating to MTGLLQVTDLVKHFESRAGWFQAPKHVYALNGVSFEVATGETLALVGESGSGKTTAGRTVLRLLEADQGSVRFDGTDVLGADRRTLKLLRRRMQIVFQDPYGSLDPRMTVGQSVAEGIEIHRLLPKKDVGARVAALLSEVGLDPASAEKYPHEFSGGQRQRIGIARALAVDPAFIVLDEPVSALDVSVQAQVLNLLLDLQQSRGLSYLFIAHDLSVVRQVAHRIAVMYYGRIVEQGPRDEVLERPRHPYTRALISAIPVPDPTTQRTRIVLPGDPPSPTVMPPGCPFASRCFHPAKDSRCTTSRPELTALGPSLVACHHA from the coding sequence GTGACCGGCTTGCTCCAAGTGACCGATCTCGTCAAACACTTCGAGAGCCGGGCCGGCTGGTTTCAGGCCCCGAAGCATGTCTATGCGCTGAACGGCGTTTCGTTCGAGGTTGCCACCGGAGAAACCCTGGCCTTGGTCGGCGAATCAGGTTCCGGCAAGACCACCGCCGGCCGGACCGTGCTCCGTCTGCTCGAGGCCGACCAGGGCTCGGTTCGCTTCGATGGCACCGACGTGCTTGGCGCCGACCGCCGGACCCTGAAGCTCCTCCGCCGCCGGATGCAAATCGTCTTTCAGGACCCGTACGGTTCGCTCGATCCGAGAATGACCGTGGGCCAGTCGGTGGCCGAGGGCATCGAGATTCACCGGCTGCTACCCAAGAAGGACGTCGGCGCTCGGGTAGCGGCTCTTCTGTCCGAAGTGGGTCTCGACCCCGCGTCCGCGGAGAAGTATCCCCACGAGTTCTCCGGCGGACAGCGGCAACGAATCGGGATTGCCCGCGCCTTGGCCGTTGATCCGGCCTTCATCGTGCTCGACGAGCCGGTCTCGGCCCTCGACGTGTCGGTGCAGGCCCAGGTGCTCAATTTGCTGCTCGATCTGCAGCAGAGCCGGGGCCTGTCGTATCTCTTCATTGCTCACGACTTGAGCGTGGTCCGCCAGGTGGCCCACCGGATTGCGGTGATGTACTATGGCCGGATCGTCGAACAGGGACCGCGCGACGAGGTCCTCGAACGTCCCCGCCACCCGTACACCCGGGCGCTGATCTCGGCCATTCCGGTTCCCGATCCGACCACCCAACGAACGCGCATCGTGCTCCCCGGCGATCCGCCGAGCCCAACGGTCATGCCGCCCGGGTGCCCCTTCGCGTCCCGCTGCTTCCACCCGGCCAAGGACTCGCGGTGCACCACCAGCCGGCCCGAACTCACCGCGCTGGGACCATCGCTCGTCGCCTGTCACCACGCCTGA
- a CDS encoding SusC/RagA family TonB-linked outer membrane protein encodes MQLPFSISLQPRIRIMKRSVQSGLRAGAVAVLFTLTAQAAWAQATISGKVTDAQGRPIGGANVLLVGLSNGGATNQSGVYTIAVAASNTSGRSVTISARFLGKKLSTKTIVLSQGSQTVDFQLADDPFRLDELVVTGVSEATSTKKLAFAVGKVSADQLQETPGVSALGALAGKVAGVRLVQTNGEPGTAPAIRLRGATSISGSQDPLIIVDGTITRISLADIASEDIERIEVVKGAAASSLYGSDAANGVVQIFTKRGANLADGKLSVTTRNEGGASFLTKMIPNANAHAFKVKACDSFPSGVCFARNPAGNRQNEPDGIADNPYPRYFDHQDEVSRPGVFLTNYLSVGQRRGQTNFNASFQNTRTEGVILGVKGYTRQNFRINVDQQLTPRLDLSFSSFYGRSNNNDAAQGPGNPFFAVTFVEPNIDLFAKNPDGSPYRAFIPDRVANASNPLYALFNRDRQNDRSRFTGSGRIRWRIRDWLSAEGNYNFDTDRNDFTDLTPFGYLSATGQPTDGDLFKSGQSSRTYNTGATLTAIRSFGSITNTTKVSYVYEDEKNSYIQTRGTKLVVKQVPEFAAVDPSTLSSFSNDIDIRNRNAFAVTTFDIKDRYILDGLIRQDESSLFGPESRKSTYYRLSGAWRANEDLKIGGIDELRFRGSYGTAGLRPQFDYQYETLAVSAGSFSKQTLGNRALRPAKSAEYEVGANLELAGGRVSVEYTYSSKETKDQIIRVNLPSVVGFLNQWQNIGALKSRTHEVAVGLQLINNRNMAFQLSITGDRTRQTITDWPLPLDLFGPVETFYINKGASLGAMYGNRVVKDINELYDDPTKKAQSGAGQAWDPAKFVVNEEGYVVLRDQLGKPDERPFFYVNAKGESIVPIGDANPDFNLSFNPVFSWKKLALNGLVDWSQGGSIYNGTRQWPFFENRDRIYDQRGKPEAEKKSQLYYNFFYNGLNPIDFFVEPGTYVKIRELAAHYTLDRNQLKKIGLGKLENVRLGVIGRNLFTFTKYSGYDPEVASPFDNDPFQVRIDWFTYPHFRTFTGLVEIAF; translated from the coding sequence ATGCAGTTGCCATTTTCAATATCCTTACAACCGAGGATTCGCATCATGAAGCGTTCCGTACAGAGTGGTCTCCGCGCCGGGGCCGTCGCGGTGCTCTTCACGCTGACCGCACAGGCGGCGTGGGCACAGGCGACGATCTCTGGTAAGGTGACCGACGCCCAAGGTCGGCCGATCGGCGGCGCCAATGTGCTGCTGGTGGGGCTGTCCAACGGCGGGGCTACCAATCAGAGCGGTGTCTACACGATCGCCGTCGCGGCGTCCAATACCAGCGGCCGGTCGGTGACGATCAGCGCCCGGTTCTTGGGCAAGAAGCTGTCGACCAAAACGATCGTGCTGTCGCAGGGCAGCCAGACCGTCGACTTCCAGCTAGCGGACGACCCGTTTCGCCTCGACGAACTCGTCGTGACGGGCGTGTCCGAGGCCACGTCGACCAAAAAGCTCGCCTTTGCCGTCGGGAAGGTGTCTGCGGATCAGCTTCAGGAAACCCCCGGCGTGAGCGCGCTTGGCGCGCTGGCCGGCAAGGTGGCGGGCGTCCGGTTGGTGCAAACCAACGGCGAACCCGGCACCGCCCCGGCGATCCGCCTCCGCGGCGCCACCAGCATCTCCGGCAGCCAGGACCCGCTGATCATCGTGGATGGCACGATCACCCGGATCAGCTTGGCCGACATCGCGTCCGAAGACATCGAGCGGATCGAAGTCGTCAAGGGCGCGGCCGCCTCGTCGCTGTACGGGTCGGACGCCGCCAACGGCGTGGTTCAGATCTTCACCAAGCGCGGCGCGAATCTGGCCGACGGCAAGCTCTCGGTGACCACCCGGAATGAGGGTGGTGCCTCGTTCTTGACCAAGATGATCCCGAATGCCAATGCCCACGCTTTTAAGGTGAAGGCGTGCGATTCGTTCCCGAGCGGCGTGTGCTTCGCCCGGAATCCCGCCGGCAACCGGCAGAACGAGCCGGACGGCATCGCCGACAATCCGTACCCCAGATACTTCGACCACCAGGACGAGGTGTCCCGGCCGGGCGTGTTCTTGACCAACTACCTCTCGGTCGGGCAGCGGCGCGGGCAGACCAATTTCAACGCCTCGTTCCAGAACACCAGAACCGAGGGTGTCATCCTCGGCGTCAAGGGTTACACCCGGCAGAACTTCCGGATCAACGTCGATCAGCAGTTGACCCCCAGGCTCGATCTCTCGTTCAGTTCGTTCTACGGGCGCTCGAACAACAATGATGCCGCCCAAGGTCCCGGCAATCCTTTCTTCGCCGTGACCTTCGTCGAACCGAACATCGACTTGTTCGCCAAGAACCCCGATGGGAGCCCATACCGGGCGTTCATTCCGGACCGGGTGGCGAACGCCTCGAACCCGCTCTATGCCTTGTTCAACCGCGACCGGCAGAATGACCGGAGCCGGTTTACCGGGTCCGGCCGGATCCGGTGGCGGATTCGGGACTGGTTGAGCGCCGAAGGCAACTACAACTTTGACACCGACCGGAACGACTTCACCGATCTGACGCCATTCGGGTATCTCTCGGCCACCGGACAGCCCACCGATGGTGACTTGTTCAAGTCGGGTCAGAGCAGCCGGACCTACAACACCGGCGCCACCTTGACGGCCATTCGGAGCTTCGGGTCGATCACCAACACCACCAAGGTCTCCTACGTCTACGAGGATGAAAAGAACTCGTACATTCAGACCCGAGGCACTAAGCTGGTCGTGAAGCAGGTCCCGGAATTTGCGGCTGTCGACCCCTCCACCCTGTCGAGCTTCTCGAACGACATCGACATCCGGAACCGGAACGCCTTCGCGGTCACGACCTTCGACATCAAGGACCGGTACATTCTCGACGGCTTGATCCGGCAGGACGAGTCCTCGTTGTTCGGTCCGGAGAGCCGGAAGTCGACCTACTACCGGTTGTCGGGCGCCTGGCGGGCCAACGAGGATCTCAAGATCGGCGGGATCGACGAATTGCGGTTCCGGGGCTCGTACGGGACGGCGGGTCTCCGGCCCCAATTCGACTATCAGTACGAAACCCTGGCGGTATCGGCCGGGTCGTTCTCCAAGCAAACCCTCGGGAACCGGGCGTTGCGTCCGGCGAAGTCGGCCGAATACGAGGTCGGAGCCAACCTCGAATTGGCAGGCGGCCGGGTGTCGGTCGAGTACACCTACTCGTCGAAGGAAACCAAGGATCAGATCATCCGAGTCAACTTGCCGTCGGTGGTCGGGTTCCTGAATCAATGGCAGAACATCGGTGCCTTGAAGTCCAGAACCCATGAGGTCGCGGTTGGGCTCCAGTTGATCAACAACCGGAATATGGCCTTCCAGTTGAGCATCACGGGAGACCGGACCCGGCAGACCATCACCGATTGGCCGCTGCCGCTCGATCTCTTCGGCCCGGTCGAAACCTTCTACATCAACAAGGGCGCCTCGCTCGGCGCCATGTACGGCAACCGGGTGGTCAAGGACATCAATGAGCTCTACGACGACCCGACCAAGAAGGCCCAGTCCGGGGCTGGCCAGGCGTGGGATCCGGCGAAGTTTGTCGTCAACGAAGAAGGCTATGTCGTCCTGAGAGATCAGCTCGGGAAGCCGGACGAGAGGCCCTTCTTCTACGTCAACGCCAAGGGGGAGTCCATCGTGCCGATCGGCGATGCCAACCCGGACTTCAACCTGAGCTTCAACCCGGTCTTCAGCTGGAAGAAACTCGCCTTGAATGGCTTGGTCGATTGGAGCCAGGGCGGCAGCATCTATAACGGGACCCGGCAGTGGCCGTTCTTTGAGAACCGCGACCGGATTTACGATCAGCGCGGCAAGCCCGAAGCCGAAAAGAAGAGCCAGCTCTACTACAACTTCTTCTACAACGGGTTGAATCCGATCGACTTCTTCGTCGAGCCGGGCACCTATGTGAAGATCCGGGAGTTGGCGGCGCACTACACCCTCGACCGAAACCAGCTCAAGAAGATCGGGTTGGGCAAGCTCGAGAACGTCCGCCTCGGGGTAATCGGCCGGAATTTGTTCACCTTCACGAAGTACTCCGGCTACGATCCGGAAGTCGCGAGCCCGTTCGACAACGACCCGTTCCAGGTCCGGATCGACTGGTTCACATATCCCCACTTCCGGACCTTTACGGGTCTGGTTGAAATCGCCTTCTGA
- a CDS encoding ABC transporter permease: MAAWLARRLLQAAVTFLAVAAILFVLMRAAPGNPLSRLTDDRPMTPAEQQRLKALFGLDQPIGTQFTRFAAAATTGDFGVSIEYYPVRVNALIWSRLPASLLLGGAVLFVNLGLGIWLGVFQARRRGSAVDRWLTHLSLAGYAMPSFWLALILVSVFAIEWRLLPAAQMRDPLLNSDAGWPARAWDLLTHLVLPVVTLSVVTIAATMRYQRTAMLEVLRLDYVRAAQARGLAESTVVWRHAWRNALFPILTLVGLMLPMLVSGSVFVESVFAWPGLGSLAAGAIAARDYPVLMATALLVSGAVLVSGVLTDLGYHLLDPRTRSR, encoded by the coding sequence GTGGCCGCCTGGCTCGCCCGGCGCCTCCTCCAGGCGGCCGTCACCTTCCTCGCCGTGGCCGCGATCTTGTTCGTGCTGATGCGGGCGGCCCCCGGCAATCCGCTGAGCCGCCTGACCGACGACCGGCCGATGACACCCGCTGAGCAACAGCGGCTCAAAGCCCTCTTCGGGCTCGATCAGCCAATTGGAACTCAGTTCACCCGGTTTGCCGCGGCCGCCACCACCGGCGATTTCGGCGTCTCGATCGAGTACTACCCGGTCCGGGTCAATGCGTTGATTTGGAGCCGGCTCCCGGCGTCCCTGCTGCTCGGCGGCGCGGTCCTCTTCGTCAACCTCGGCCTTGGCATCTGGCTCGGCGTCTTCCAGGCCCGCAGGCGGGGCTCGGCCGTCGATCGCTGGCTCACCCACTTGTCACTGGCCGGCTACGCGATGCCGAGTTTCTGGCTGGCGCTGATCCTCGTCTCGGTGTTCGCGATCGAGTGGCGGCTCCTGCCCGCGGCCCAAATGCGGGACCCGTTGCTCAACTCCGACGCCGGCTGGCCGGCCCGCGCTTGGGACCTCCTGACTCACTTGGTGCTGCCGGTCGTGACCCTCTCCGTGGTGACCATTGCCGCGACGATGCGTTACCAACGAACGGCCATGCTCGAAGTCCTCCGGCTCGACTACGTCCGGGCCGCCCAGGCCCGCGGCCTCGCGGAGTCGACCGTGGTGTGGCGGCACGCGTGGCGGAACGCGCTTTTTCCGATCCTCACGCTGGTGGGACTGATGCTTCCGATGCTGGTGTCCGGCTCGGTGTTCGTCGAATCGGTGTTTGCCTGGCCGGGCCTCGGATCGCTCGCGGCGGGTGCCATTGCCGCGCGGGACTATCCGGTGCTCATGGCCACCGCCCTCCTGGTGTCGGGCGCCGTGCTGGTGAGCGGGGTGCTGACCGACCTCGGCTACCACCTGCTCGACCCGCGGACCCGTAGCCGATGA
- a CDS encoding ABC transporter permease: protein MTGSLAATLRTAWQSPSGRAGALLMVGLLALAVVGPWLLPDPTAIPDLSAGATPPGAGHLFGTDHLNRDLLARVATGARISLAIGALSVALSLSIGTLIGLVAGFAGGWLDAGLMRLVDAALAIPRLFVLLLLLVVWDQVPLPALIGVIGLTGWFGTSRMVRGEAIRLRTAGYIQAAAALGAAPKRTIFRHLLPNVFGVILVSATLGIGEVILLEAGLSFLGVGLQPPTPSWGIMVLDSRNYFSTAPWTLLFPGAMILVTVLAVNLMSDALRAAFDPRSA, encoded by the coding sequence ATGACCGGCTCCCTCGCCGCCACGCTCCGAACCGCCTGGCAAAGCCCCTCGGGCCGCGCCGGGGCCCTCCTGATGGTTGGCCTCCTGGCGCTGGCGGTGGTGGGACCGTGGCTGCTGCCCGACCCGACCGCAATCCCGGACCTCAGCGCCGGGGCCACGCCGCCAGGCGCCGGACATCTCTTCGGCACCGACCACCTGAATCGCGACCTGCTGGCCCGGGTCGCCACCGGCGCCCGGATTTCGTTGGCCATCGGCGCGCTCTCGGTGGCACTCTCCCTCTCGATCGGCACCCTGATCGGCCTGGTGGCAGGGTTTGCCGGTGGCTGGCTCGATGCCGGGTTGATGCGACTAGTCGATGCGGCGCTGGCCATCCCCAGGCTCTTTGTCCTGTTGCTCCTGCTCGTCGTCTGGGACCAGGTTCCGCTCCCGGCGCTGATCGGCGTCATCGGGTTGACTGGGTGGTTCGGGACCAGCCGGATGGTTCGGGGTGAGGCCATCCGGCTCCGGACCGCCGGCTACATTCAGGCCGCCGCCGCCCTGGGCGCCGCCCCCAAGCGGACTATCTTTCGCCACCTGTTGCCCAACGTCTTCGGCGTCATCTTGGTGAGCGCCACACTCGGCATCGGCGAGGTCATCCTGCTCGAAGCCGGGCTTTCGTTCCTCGGCGTTGGGCTCCAGCCGCCGACGCCGTCGTGGGGCATCATGGTACTCGACTCGCGCAATTATTTCTCGACCGCGCCCTGGACGCTGCTGTTTCCTGGCGCCATGATCTTGGTAACGGTGCTCGCCGTCAACCTGATGAGCGACGCCCTCAGGGCCGCCTTCGACCCCCGGAGCGCATGA